The genomic interval aaattgattataaatccaTCTTATTTACTGTAAATCttgtttttattgtaaataatgatgataataataataatagtaataataataataataatacgtggATTTCCAGACATTTTAGcagtcattttttaatatatactaatattttcagatttttgaaattgcagTCTATAAATTTgtgtacaattatataaataagaagctttaaaatatttatttttttacacaattttacacatttttacacatttttatacttttcgtCTCGATTATTAACACTGCACCAGAATTCGTTAAGCCTAACTGGTTTTCAAagcatgtatttataataataataatttaaggtgaatatgtatatatatatattttttattgtataaattaattttcattttataaatatatatattcactttcaattattctttttttttctgcgaCTTAAGAATTCGGATGGTCTAGGCAACGATTATATTGAACATGAATTAGgcgaatacaatataatttgcataatcatatgaatatatatttaccagttaattctaaaattatatgctTGAATTCGTGTCCAGTGTAACTGTtgctgaataataaataatttgtttgaccataatttttaagaattcctCAGTCGTATGTCGTTTTTAATGAGCCGGATTAAATCGAATCATGTCGATATCCACTCATATTCAGTTTGGATTAACGTAGGTGCAGTTTCATAGAAATTGCTCATGTCGCGTATATCGcgtttatgttataaattacaaaatgaaataaatatgtgtatatgtgtatttaatgttcattataataaatacaacatattgaattaatcgaaaattttctatgtGCATTATTATGTATCTTcacataattatcaatttatttttattatcatgctctttttttaacatgttaataataaaatgtatctatatgtacagaatttttaataatgaatattctataattaatcatatagaattattttctaaaacaattacttttttttttataatgaagacattgcaaaaatattcgtagaataaacatatcaatatcattacaattttctaattgtaattaattctgtatgatgaatcatttttcaatatatttttatataaaatatcagacAGAGACAAAAACAGATTTATTCGTTTGATTCTTTGTTAtgcaattgtattttatatattttagaatgaatGCAATGATCTatacatgaaaaatatgtctacaaaattattacaaaatgtacaaaatatttataatttaaatgatagaattattttagaaaagaaataaattaattcttttcttaatttttgatatttataagaaaatattaataattttgataaaatattaataaagttctccatgaattttatgttaatattcattgatttatacatataatagatataatatatattaacaaatataatataatagatgtgCctgtataatcaaattttataatttttttaatatgtaaatttaaatatcataatatttctaaagtttaaattatgtCATATAATTCATAGACGGTGTTGCGAAAGAACATTAATGTTTTAGAAAACATGATGttacaaaagaatattaatgttttagaAAACATGTTGCAAAAGAACAATTGCcactttttaaaatgtaataatataaatatttagaaatattttaagaatatataatattctctaaaaatactaaatatattcttaaatttattttaaaagcagcattttttctttttacatcatcttatattaattgtatctatttttacaaagttcatacgaaaataaaatctctttgattgtatcaaaatttatcaattttcaaataattttataatccgaATTTCAGACGAGTTATTAAAGCtacttaaattacattatatttgtattcttcTACTTCAGAACTATACATCGGAGACCAGATCAAACTCGTGTACATATGAATGTATATTCGATGTAAAACTCcacaattgaaattaaaaagaaaaagaaatgagtataaaacattttattactaacatatattatttaaaaaaagattatttaataataacggataatttcatttataaaagtatttgttatataaattactaaatatatatatatttttttttatatattgaacatTCTAACATAGAACTATTTACatcatattttttcacttACTCGTATTTGCAATAACTTGTTTCTTCATTAATGTAGTATTATTAGCATGTATGTTTAGATAATAGAAATCACTCGTTCATCTAGCAAAACAACTTACAGATGTTaccaaaattcttttcatatttaaaataatttcacagtttttttttcatgtaacAATCCAACTGATTCactagaaacaaaaaaaaatagaatagaaattaagattaaattaatagaatagaagattaagaacaattaataaaaacatttcataaagtttcttaaattataataataacgtaaaAAGAACtgtggaataattaattaaaataatttaaaaaatattcaaagaagaattttaataaaatatatcgattgtatattttcatgaattttttaacaatttcaaaatatatatttattaattgcaaagttatatatattgcaaattgaagataaaattattgattattgattgaaGACAATTTAATGCGAAActtcaagaatattaattttttataataaaagaaaaatttgttgcaggaaagaaatattcggtaaatataattttatttttaagaaagccTTACCATCCAGTAACATTTTCCGCAGCATCACAAGCATTTGTTAACTCGTTAAAAGCCCTACCCTCACCACAATTTTGTAATCGTGGTCGGCCATTTACGCAAACATAGTACCGCTGACAATCCAGATTGCTTCGGAAAAATTTGATCTCTCGTGTAGAAAGATCTTCTGGACAAACGAAGCCCAAGAATGctatatggaaaatataaagtaatcgataatttcaaaattaaataatataaatatatacaaataatgataataatataataaaaattagattttaatgtGATTTAGTACAATGATGAATAGTACAAATAGTAGTTCTttccttattaattttaaattccaagatttatttttataattttatataattatataatttaattttttaattcaaaacaattttttcagatttatgTAGAGATATattgagatatatttaaattgtgcatgattattgaaaaaaattaccttCAACATCGCAATCAGTGACTTGATCGGGCCAATCACAACGATAAGATTCTGAATTAAAAGCCAACCCTTCAGGACAATCGAAAATGTATCCCTTTCCATCAGCGCAATTCATAAATTGACCACAATTTTGCTTATCCCCAACTTTGAAATAACCATATTGATGAGGACAATCGGAGGTTGGTTGTGCAggttctaaaaattattttttattatttattatatttaaaaataacttaaatataaaaaaaatatctaaataatatcaaaataataccaaattttgagattatttgataataattttgaaaaaactaaataaattataaaagaagaaataaaattaataaatagtatatataaattaataaagatattataaaaatgaagaaaataatagaattttaaaatccgtaaatattacatagtattatttaaaatacaaaataatttatctttcttatttgatgttttaaatcattaaatgtataaaataacaaatcaatGTATGTATTTCtgagaaaaatgattaaagataacattaatttttttttaattttcagttaattaaattaaaattgaagaagatataaaattaatactaacGTCGATTAGGTCTTCCCTCACAATTTACGTCTATTGGATATCCGCAAGGATAATTGAATCTTGCTTCAGGACTAAATAAAAGTCCCTCGGgacataatttttcttcaggGATACCGTCGATGCATTCTATGTAGGCATCACATTGAGATGAAATTGGAAATCGACCATTTCTTTCTGGACAGGATAATGAGGTTTGCTGTTTGCCATAGAAATTCACATTATCTTCTTGATTTCGTTTTCCGACAAGAAGATGTTGAATcgcatctaaaaaaaataattttttttttatatgaattttcaatttataaaatgtatttatttatattaaaatttttttacttttaaatttttaaaaaatgtgaaataatattttcttaaatgctaaaaaaaaaaatatataattacgattaaatgttatgaaaagattattaaaaatattggtttttcattatttaagtataaaatatctatttcgatattattcagaatttctCAATCAATGTTCTTaagaaattatctaatttattctatcttgTTCTCATTTACTTCTCATTTTGAATTGattgtatattttgttacttaatcatttcttaaaaaaaaaaaaaattatctattttaacataattcaaTCTTGCATCatttagaaattgattttagaaaGTTGTACaactctttttttcaattaaaagtattgtcacaattaattaagaatttaattttagttttatcttttttaaatttataaaattgaatatttttttgaaattttttttatatgataaatactgcacataaaaatcttcttaattattacctctaatttcttataattttctttattttacattctttataaatttttttttcttacatgttaataattttttatttttttcttatttgtaaatttaagaagctctattaattattaatagattttaatgatTGCAGAactatttttgcaaatttttgaattggaAACTCCGACTCGTTGCATAATGCAGCACCTTGAAGACGAAACCGGTCTCCAAATCGCGCGTGCTCATGCATTCGCGTCTACTATCGAAAAGCCTCGAATGGAGAAAGTTTAACGATGCGATTTGACCTCCGcacttctctttttctatctctatcttacatgtaagttatatatattcatttcttttgcGAACTCTCTAGATTATCTTTAGCTAAACTCGAAACAgagtatgcatatatataaatttcttttccttttagcggaaataaaatttttttgcagcATCGGAttcatttatgtaatttattttaatataaagaatatataacttaatataaataattctctatttatttgataaaaaataaaaaaataaattttgtttcacttTATTGTGATTAGATTATGGCCAGACTagattaacattatatattttaattgaaatgagctaaaaatataaaatatagaatatataaaaataaattattaaatatttttattaaaattatatattttccttacaaatataaaatcctaatattagaataaaaatggaaactgGATTATACTAAAaaacaatagaattttatattgcaaataatatcaattttttaaatttaaaaattttttttaaataaaaaaataagtttaaaaattgtaaaaaaaattctacgatttctttttctaaaattttaattatatcaaatgatAATAGTGATGTTAATtcgtatgtaaaattataaaatagatcatTCTGCTAGGAAGAAGGAATGCTAAAAACGCAATACTGATCTTAATAAGAATctgtgattttaatataataagaaaaaaaattaatgtgagAGAATAAACAACGCAAAATGACACGATGATGCAATAACGCCAATGAAAAGTTAAATGGTACTGCTTCAATAACAGTGATGAATTTTAAACGTGACTATCTTTTGGCTAATTTTAAACCTTAACAAAATAACTTGTCATAGTTTATGTGAGCATACTGAAATTCCATTTATGTTTCTATGAAACCACTGAATCCAGTAATGAATTTAcggaatataaattctaatgtatatcattaaaaaatcattaaaatttttgaaatcttgaaaaaaatgatgaaatgtgtgaatttatatgattaatattgaaaatattaaaattaaatattattaaatattaattaaatattttatataaaatactgttGGAAAGCTATTACCTTTTacacattgaaaaaaattataataaaaagaaaactgtagaatttaaattttgaataatttttatattttcattacatattattgtatatatttctatatcaaaataattattcctatttataataattttaaataattaataatattaactatctgttataattagaattattataatttattataattctatctcTTATAATTCATTGCAtaccaaaatatataatgatattttttaaagtttttttaaacatttttaagatGAAAATTCAATGATTAGATAATGCATATATCAAACAtacaataaatagatattgttttatcaaattaacatttatcgtaataataaaattattactctatttctaaataaccataagattttttcttgctcatgtacatttttttatataattttgtgtatatatatatatatatatatatatatatatatatatatatatacgtttaaaaataaataaaataaaaaaattttattttattaaaacttaataagaaaaatttatattaatataaaaactattggatcaattagttaaatataataagaagtataataattgtaagaatacacaaatcttgaaaaataataatcaaacacATAGAAATTTCAcagaagatttataattttcacttgTACTCACTGGGTGACTTGTATTCGCAGCTCACAAAGTTAAGAATGCCGCAGGCAATcaacatacatatatgaaCGATCGTCGTCGGGGTCATCTCGAGCTCTTGCTATCCCGCTCCCGAAATCAAAACTACCTGCCTCTTCTTCTTTGCAAGCTTTTATCATCTTCGCTCAACCACCACGCGTATTCATTCTGAGCATCTCAATTCCACTCGctatattctttttagattcttttctctttcttattttgttGACTAAAATCTttagaaaaatcatattatgatttttctaaagatattaaaattatataatattaattatataaatattaaaaacaattagatagatatttacaattagatattgatattttatatatttaaataaattaatttttatgtattgtatatattttaaattttaaaattaagttttaattatagtttatgtaaattaaaattcatttacatcgtaatgaataatgaataatacataaattaataattaataatacaaataaaatacaaataattcttcaataatataaataattgattatcaaCTAACTAGTATCCATTATAACAGAATATTGAACgttcttcaataattataaatattttatatttcattagtttatattatgtagttttttattttatattgaatagttGGTTTTTCACATTaatcaaattcatattttaagaattattataattagaaatatagaaatatatatatgaataagtaagtaaatacataaat from Apis mellifera strain DH4 linkage group LG8, Amel_HAv3.1, whole genome shotgun sequence carries:
- the LOC413679 gene encoding protein obstructor-E encodes the protein MTPTTIVHICMLIACGILNFVSCEYKSPNAIQHLLVGKRNQEDNVNFYGKQQTSLSCPERNGRFPISSQCDAYIECIDGIPEEKLCPEGLLFSPEARFNYPCGYPIDVNCEGRPNRQPAQPTSDCPHQYGYFKVGDKQNCGQFMNCADGKGYIFDCPEGLAFNSESYRCDWPDQVTDCDVEAFLGFVCPEDLSTREIKFFRSNLDCQRYYVCVNGRPRLQNCGEGRAFNELTNACDAAENVTGCESVGLLHEKKTVKLF